The following is a genomic window from bacterium.
AATAATATTGCTATTTAGCAATTTCATCCCCGAGCGCCATCGGGGATCCAAAACGCTGGTTGTAAAACATCCCCAATTCTAGCCACTTTTTGTTTTGGTTGTTTTTGGGTAGGATAATTCAATGACTAAAAAATTCGTTGTCGGAATTCTACTGAAAGATGGAAAATATCTGGCTGAGAAAAGACACGAACACGAGCGCTATTATCCGGGGAAAACTATATTTCCAGGTGGGCATATTGAGTTGAACGAATCATCAGAAAAAGCATTGGCAAGAGAAATGGAAGAAGAGCTGGGTATCTTTATTGAGAAGTGTGATTTTGTTGGGGAGTTTTATTATGAAGATGGTACTTCTTCAAAAGTCTATGTAATAAATCAATGGAGGGGTAATCCTGAACCCAAGGAGGCGAAAGGTCTTATGTGGATTGAGAAAGAGGATCAATTATCAAACGAGATTGATAAGCAAATGCTTAAAAAGATAAAAGATCGGTCGTCATAATTCGTTCATAATCCTGTATTATTTTAGCTCAACAACTTGTATGATTGTAGAATCGATTCGCAAATAAACGACTCAAGGAAAATTGATTCGTTTTTGGTTTGAGCTCGTTCTAGATAAGTGTAATATGCTTGTTTCTTATCACGTTTGATTGAAATTGGTGGTAAGCCGTGTCGGATAGCGATGCTGTGCATCAGTAACCGCCCAACGCGGCCATTGCCGTCCGAGAACGGATGGATATGCTCAAATTGCGCGTGGTTTTCGGCCAAGTGTGAAAAGACATTGGCAGGTTTTTTATTAGTATTCTTGATAAAATCATTCATCAGTTCTTCAATTTTCAAGTGATTGGCCGTGACAACACGGGAGCCCGCAATTCTAACGGCATGATTGCGATAATGTCCGGCATTTGGATAAATACCGTTCATTAAAATTGAATGGAGTTTTTTAATATCATTTTCCATTGTTGGTTCCTCGTAGCTATTATTTAGGCGCTGAAATAAGTTTGCCAGGGCGGCTTGATGATTTTTAGCTTCTTGGTGTTCAACAACGGTTTTATCGGGAATGACCGCATTGTCAAAAAGCACGGCTTTAACTTCCGGCTCGCTGAAAGTGCTACCTTCAATACTGTTGGTATGATAGGTCAGTTCCAGCACAAATGAGTCGTATAAGTCTTTTCGGCTCATGATTAATTTTAGCGGGTTGGGGAACGTTTTTTGCAACTGTGCTATTTGCTGCTTTTTTTGAGCAAGTTCCGAATCGTCGATTTTTTCTGCGCCGGTATATTCTTGGTAGAGAAGGTCAATTTTTTCACCGTGTTGTTTTCGTGGCGTACTTTTTGCGTTTAGCCAGCTGTTCAGAGTGGGGAAAGATACGCCCAAAAGACCGGCCAGTTCCGTCTGGGTTTTTTCTGTAACTTTCTGTAGAACTTTTAGTTTATCTGCGTAGGTCATAATGATAGTGGCATTCTAACAAACTTTATAAAGTTAGTCAAGTCTTATAAAGTTAGGAAAAACTACCAAATTCTGCCTATTAAGTTAGTTACCAATCAAGTTATCGAAATCATTCAGCTTTAATACGTTAATAGAAAATGAAATAAACTTCAGTCCATCTTCGGGCTTATTTGTATTTGCTAGAAACCATTCGATAATCCAAAAAAGCTGATAAAGCATGTATCCCTTAAAAGCAACTCGAAGAAGCTGATTTTCGGCTGATAAATCGTATTCACTTTTTCCGTAAGTTTTTCGATAAGTCTCCAATGCAAGTTTGATTTTCTGTGCATTGTACAGGGCTCTGTTTTTTCCACGATAGGAGTAGCAAGACTGTCCAATCGTGCACGCGAGATCTGTTAATCGACAATCCCATCTTGCCCAATCAAAATCAAAGAGGCCCGACACTCGATCTCCAATATAATTCATGTTGCCCGGATGAATATCAAAGTGAACGACTTGTTTAGGCTGTTCATCATATTTACTCATCTTCATTTCCGCAAAGAGATTGTTAATAAGTTCCTCTAAAAATGTTTGATTTTCCTCTAGTAATTCCTTGACTGGGCCGGTACGAACCTTGTTTGTGAGTGAGTGTAGTATCGTGATTCCATTTGTCACGTAGAAATAGAGCGTTTTATTATTGTGTGGTATTTCTCCCTTAAAATCCTGGACGGTTTTTGTAAAATTCGCTGAAGTCTGAAAGAAACTCACGAGCTTTGCGTCATTAAATCTTATTAGATTACTGACACTTTCTTTTACTTCTCCGGGCAAAAACTCTTGAAGACTATAATATTTATTTTCGAAAGTAGTGATAAGATCCCCATCCGTGTTCTCAAACAGGTGCGGAGTCAAATTAAATTTGTTTTTTGTAAGATAATCCAGTATGTCTGCCTCGAAATAGAGATGAGAAGTGGTTGTGGTTGGGTTCGATTCCCGAAGAATATATTTGTTTGAATGGGTTTTAACGAGGAAGATCTTATTTACGTTCGCGAGGGTGTTTTGTGTGATAGAGTATTCCTTGGTTTTGAAGTCGTAACATTTTAAGACTCTTATTATTTGTTCTAAATCCTTTGCTGGAACTTGCTTGTAAACCATAAAATACAGGATAACATACAGAAAATCTAGTGAATATGTTGGAACTCTGCGGAAGGGTCGGCCTCGCAATTTTCGTTGATACGGAAATTTCTGGCCACCGGTTCGCGGTCCTGCTGGACATCGCTCACCGTTCGATTCCCCTATGGTCAAAGGTAGCTCCGAGACTCGGCGCTTTCGAGCGCCTAGAGTCTCTTGGCTCTGCCGCTCGGTTTATCGCGGATAAACCTCACGCCAGAGTTCTTCGGTCTTTGTGTAAATATGTTTTCACGGTTTCGTGAAAAC
Proteins encoded in this region:
- a CDS encoding NUDIX domain-containing protein, translating into MTKKFVVGILLKDGKYLAEKRHEHERYYPGKTIFPGGHIELNESSEKALAREMEEELGIFIEKCDFVGEFYYEDGTSSKVYVINQWRGNPEPKEAKGLMWIEKEDQLSNEIDKQMLKKIKDRSS
- a CDS encoding Fic family protein — translated: MTYADKLKVLQKVTEKTQTELAGLLGVSFPTLNSWLNAKSTPRKQHGEKIDLLYQEYTGAEKIDDSELAQKKQQIAQLQKTFPNPLKLIMSRKDLYDSFVLELTYHTNSIEGSTFSEPEVKAVLFDNAVIPDKTVVEHQEAKNHQAALANLFQRLNNSYEEPTMENDIKKLHSILMNGIYPNAGHYRNHAVRIAGSRVVTANHLKIEELMNDFIKNTNKKPANVFSHLAENHAQFEHIHPFSDGNGRVGRLLMHSIAIRHGLPPISIKRDKKQAYYTYLERAQTKNESIFLESFICESILQSYKLLS
- a CDS encoding phosphotransferase, whose protein sequence is MVYKQVPAKDLEQIIRVLKCYDFKTKEYSITQNTLANVNKIFLVKTHSNKYILRESNPTTTTSHLYFEADILDYLTKNKFNLTPHLFENTDGDLITTFENKYYSLQEFLPGEVKESVSNLIRFNDAKLVSFFQTSANFTKTVQDFKGEIPHNNKTLYFYVTNGITILHSLTNKVRTGPVKELLEENQTFLEELINNLFAEMKMSKYDEQPKQVVHFDIHPGNMNYIGDRVSGLFDFDWARWDCRLTDLACTIGQSCYSYRGKNRALYNAQKIKLALETYRKTYGKSEYDLSAENQLLRVAFKGYMLYQLFWIIEWFLANTNKPEDGLKFISFSINVLKLNDFDNLIGN